DNA from Granulicella arctica:
GTTCGAGCAGTGGAAGCAGACAGCCTTGTCCGGGTTGTCGCCGTAGTTGTTGTTCCAGTCGAGCAGGGCGCTCGGGGTCTCGCTCGCCAGCGTCAGCGCGTACATGCTCAGCGTGCCGAGGATATCCACCTCGCAGGCCGACGGGATCAGGTTCTCACTCATCATGCTCATCACGGTGCAGGGAACGATACCGAGGAACTCTTCGATGGAGGTCCAACATTGGACGGCGGAGACGGTCAACTCGCTCGCCTTCATCCATTCGTCGATGACCGCGCCCAGCTTTGCCATCTTCAGCAGCGCTGCCTCGGGCGTCTGGCCTACCGGGATATATTTTCTGATCGCCGCGAGCTTCTCTTGCGCTGCGTCGTCGTTGTCCTTCATGCGTCCGATGCGGCCCATCACCTCGCTCAGGTCGAGCGTCTCGACTGTGATTCCTGAGCGTTCCAGGAGCTTCTCCGAGTAGCGGACGGTGTTGAACGCCGTGGGCCGCGCCCCGATTGCCCCGAAGCGCACATTCTTCAGCCCCTTTACCACGCGGCAAAGCCCTGAGAACCATTCCAGGTCTGCCTTGAACTCCGGCGAGTCAGGAGCCTCGGTGTGCAGGCGCGTCAGCGAGTAGGGAATTCCGTACTGCTTCAGGTTGTTGCAGATCGACATCTTGCCGCAGAAGCTATCGCGGCGAAATGCGATCGACATCTTGCTGGCATTGTCGGGCGTCGCCTGGATGAGGACGGGAACCTTCAGATTGGCTAACCGCAGCGCATCAGCGAGCCCACGCTCTTCGCCGAAGTTCGGCAGCGTGATGATGATGCCGTCGATCTCTTTGGCGTGGGACTGAAACAGCGCCGCGCACTTCTTGGCGTCCTCGTAGGTTTCGACCGCGCCGTGCGCCGTCTCCTCGGGGGTCAGCACGATCGGTTTGATCCCCGCTGCCTCGAGTGCCGCAATCATCTCCAGTCGTCCACTGGTCGCCAGATGGCTTGGAAAGAAGCCACGGTTCCCAACAATTACGCCCATCGTCATCTGCTTTGCCATCACAACTCTCCTGAATTCAACCTCCCCATTATGCCTCAATTTAAGCGATTTAGGAGAATGTACCACTAGGATCGCGGCGCCCTAAGGGTTATCCCTTGCCTGGGCGGAAGCGAACGGTGTAGAACCCGCCGAAGACCGACAGCAGCACGCCCCACCAGAGCGTCGGGTGCAGGTTTGCCAATACGGTCGGCGGGGGATTGTGCAGCTCCAGCAACCCCGTGATGATCAGCACCAACCCGTACCCCAGCATCAGGATGCCGCAGAAAAACCAGATGGAAATCTCTTTATGATTGCTCGGTACTTCTGTCATATTGCCTCATCCTCCGCTGATCTCAGCGGGCACATCGTCTAGAAGAAAATCAGATTTAACACGAAGAATACGACGATCACGACGACTGCCCAGAAGATCGGCTTCTGGAAGAGTCCCTTCGAACCGTCATCCGGGATCGGCGTGACGCCATAGACCAGCCCCGCAAGCTCGGATGTCGGTACGGGCTTTGTCATCAGGCTGACGACGACCGTTACGATTACGCAGATGAGCCAGCTCCAGAGTGCACGATAGAGGTTCTCGGCCATCGGCCGCGCATCTGCGCTCATCGCGATGTAGTGCAGTGCATCCGGCTTGAGCATGACCCAGGTAAACATCCCGATGGAGGAGGCGGTGCCAGCCAGCAGGCCCCAGAAGCCGCCCGCATGCGTCGCACGCTTCCACATCATGCCGAGGATCACCGTGCCGAAGAGCGGCGCGATGAAGAAGCTGAATAGCGCCTGCACGTAGTCCATGATGCTGTTCGCGTTCATGACGAGGTAGGCGGTCATGATCGAGACGAGCATGCCGATCACCGTCGACCAGCGGCCCATGGCGACATAGTGCTTGTCGCTGGCCTTCTTGTTCATGAAGGCGCCGTAGATGTCATACGTCCATACGGTAGAGAAAGCGCTTACGTTTCCTGCCATGCCGCTCATGAAACCCGCGACCAGCGCGGTGATTCCCAATCCGAGCAAGCCCGGTCCGCAGTACCGGATCAGCATCAGCGGGAGCACTTCGTCGTAGCTGTGCTGGCCTGTTGCCTTCGCCACGCTGTCCGAGACCAGGTGCATCATGCTGCCGTCGGGGTTCTTTAGAACGGCGAGAGCCAGCAGGCCAGGCACGATAACGATGAACGGCACAGCCATCTTGAACGCCGCGCCGATCACGGGAGCCAGCTTCGCCGCTCGCAGGTTGTTCGCGCTGAGAACACGCTGGACGACGAGGAAGTCGGTGGTCCAGTAGCCGAAGCTCACAACGAACCCCAGGCCGAAGACGATGCCCGTCCAGTGGACGCCCATGGGGTTCGATTTGAAGTGGCCGAGGGTCGTCCACATGTGGGTGTAGTCGTTGCTGCCGACGTTGACGGCGATCTGCGCCTTCAGCTTCGTCCAGCCGCCTGCCTCGATCAACCCGAGGATCGGAATCATCGCCGCGCCTGCCCAGATGAGCACGAACTGCAGCACCTCGTTGATGATCGCCGAGCGCAACCCGCCGAGCATGACGTAGAGAGCGACCGTGCCCGCGCCGATCCAGATGCTGAATGTGATGTTCCAGCCAAGGATAGTCTGCATGACCACGGCCATGGCGTACATGTTGACGCCGCTCATCAGGATCGTCATCAGCGCAAATGAGACGGCGCTAAGCGCGCGTGCGCCGCTGCCGAACCGCAGATTCAGGTAGCCCGGAACCGAGTGCGTCTTCGAGATGTAATAGAACGGCATCATGACGATGCCGAGGAAGAGCATCGCCGGAATTGCGCCGATCCAGTACCAGTGCGCTGCCAGAATGCCGTACTGATAGGCCGAACCAGCCCAGCCCATCAGCTCCAATGAGCCCAGGTTCGCTGAGACGAAGCTCAACCCGGCGATCCAGGCCGTCATCTCGCGTCCGGCGAGGAAGAACTCTTCACTCGTGTTGGTTTGCCCTTTTACATAGAAGCCGATGAAGACGACCAGCGCGAAATAAAGTACCAGGATGATGACGTCGACCGGAGATAGTTTGGTCAGGCGTGTGCCGGAGAACAGCAACAGGGCGGCGAATGCATGCATAAGTCAGGGTTCCCAGCGTGGCGATAAGGGCGCACACGCTCTCTCGATCAAAATAACGACAGTGTTGTTGCGAAACAAAAAACGGGGATAAACGTTTCCCGGAGTGCCTTTGTTCCGAAGCGTATTGCGGTACTTACACGTTTTTTCGGGACGAAGCCACTATACAGGAAGCCATCTATCTCCAGCTATCCCCGTCTCTTCTCATGGTGCGGCTGGAGATATGCAACCCTTGCAACGTTGGCGGAGAATTTGGAATCTAACAGGCTGAAGACGGTGGGAATGGCCATCTTGGGTCACCACACAACCCCTAGGAGATAGATCATGCATGTTCGTCATATTGGCAGCGCCGTTCTTGCAGCTGCATTCACCTTTACCCTGAGCACCGGGCTGGCGCTCGCCCAGGACGGTGCCAAGCAGGACATGAAGGATGCCGGTCATGAGACCAAAGACGCCGCGGTAGACGCGGGCCACGGGGTCAAAACCGGAACCCAAAAGACGTATCACGCGACCAAGCACGGCACGAAGAAGGCCTATCATAAGACCGCCCATGCGACGACCCATGCCTCGCATGTCACGGCCCATGACAGCAAGGTAGTTGGCGACGACATCGGCCATGGCACCAAGGTGGGCGCAGAAGATACCGCGCATGGCACCGAAAAGGCCTACCACAGCACCGTCAAAGGGACCGAGAAGCTGGGTGACAAGGTAGCCGGTAAGCCCACTCCGCAGTAAAGAGACTGGACTGGGGCTTGACAAAACCTGAGCCTGGACGAGAGTTGTTTTTCGTCTGAAACAAAATGTAGCTACAAAACCGGAGTTACGGTTTTGTAGCTACATTTGCGTAACTCCGCTTTTGTAGTTACAGGACGAGATTTGGGTGTTTCTGTGTCGGGCAGACGACCTCGGCGGCGAGGGCAACGAGGGCCACCCAGTAGAGATCGGCTCCGAGCAGGTGAAGGATCTGCATCCAGGCTGGGGTGAGCAGCAGGACGTCGGCGATGCCGAGGGCGAACTGGAGGACCAGAAGTCCGATGAGCAGCTTGCCGAGGCGCGGTGCTCCGGCTTGCTTCGAACGAGCGATGAGCCAGAAGACGAGCAACGCGGCCGCGAGGGCGCTGACGGGATGGATGAGACGGAGGCGGAGCAGCCAGGGGGCGGAGGCGGTGAAGTCTTGCGCGAATGCCTGCTGGAGCGAGGTGGCGGGGAAGAGCGTGTCTCCGAGAGCCGCCATGGAGCCGCTTACGCCAACGACAATCGTCGCTGCAAGCCCTGCGATGGCCCAGCCGAGGCCCTTGGCGCGGTTTGCCCAGCGTTGGCCGGTTCCGAGGAAGCGTGCGGTGAGGGTAAGAGCCGCGAGCAGCAGGAGCGTGTTGCTGAGGTGGATGGAGAGCACGACCATGCGGCCGACGGATTGGTTGTCGGTGACGTAGCCGAGCTTGACGAGGAGTGCTCCGAGTACGGCCTCGTTGAGGAGAAGGATGGTGGAGGCGACGGCGAGGGAGCGGGCGGCCTGTCCTTTGGTGCTGGAGCGAAAGGCCCAGATGAGCAGGCCGAGGACGAGGAAGGTTGAGCCGCCGGTCATCATGCGGTGGGTGAACTCGATGACGGTGTGGATGCCGGGGGAGACGGGAATGACCTGTCCGTTGCAGAGGGGCCAGTGGTTGCCGCAGCCTGCTCCGGAGCCGGTGGCGCGGACGAGGGCTCCCCAGAGAATGACGAGGACGTTGTAGGCGACGACGAACCAGGCAAAGCGGGCTACTCCGCTTGTTTGGGTGGGAGTGCGGATTGCGGTGGTCGTCATGGGATTATTTTACGGCTTTGAGATTGGGAGGGGCGGACAGGGCACTTCATATCGATGGAGCGGCCGACCGGTTTCGTAGTCTGTGACTACTTCGAGGAAGCGGCCACCGGCTTTTTCGATGGTGCGTTGGGATGGCAGGTTTGCCGTCAGGCAGGTGAGGATTATGGATGGAAGTCCGAGCTGTCGAGCTTCCACCAGAGCCATGCGCAGGAGAGTCGTCCCGTACCCTTTGCAGCGTTCGGTTGGAACGATGTCATACCCGATGTGTCCATCGTACTTTTCGGCGTGTGGAGTGAGGGTCGGACGCACTCTTACGACGCCTACTAATTGGTCCTCTTCGATGAGCCAGAAGGTTTGGTACGGGAGATATCCTTCGGGGAGTCCTATGCCGCGTGAGGCATCCTGGAGTGATTGGAGATACTCGGGAAATCCGGTGATACCGGCAGCGTATTTGCCGGCACGTTCCATCTCTCCCGAGTCGAGGTAGTGTTGGGCGAAGCGTTTGAACTGCGCGCTGTATGTGGCTGTTGGTTTTGTCAGCAACATGATGAATGCTTAGCCCTGGGCTAGCTCCTTGGCGCGTTGGGTGGCTCGTTTGACGGCTTTGATGAGGGTGACGCGGAGGCCGCCTTCCTCCAGTTCGAGGATGCCGTCTACGGTGCAGCCAGCGGGAGTGGTGACCTGGTCTTTGAGGAGGGCTGGGTGATAGCCGGTCTCGAGGACCATGCGGGCGGAGCCGTAGGTGGTTTGGGCGGCGAGGAGGGTGGCGACGTCGCGGGGGAGGCCGACGTTGACGCCTGCTTCGGCGAGGGCCTCGATGATGATGTAGAGGAAGGCTGGACCGGAGCCGGAGAGGCCGGTGACGGCGTCCATGTGCTTCTCGTCGACGACGACGGTGCGGCCGACGGTCTGGAAGATGCGTTGGGCGATGGCCATCTGCTGCTCGGAGACGAAGCGGCCTCCGCAGAGGGCGGTGATACCGGCGCCGATCATGGCGGGGGTGTTGGGCATGGAGCGGATGACGGCGAGGTCGCAGCCGGCGGCGTCTTCGATGCTGCGGGTCTTGACGGAGGCAGCGATGGAGAGCAGGACCTTGTCCGGGGTGAGGGCTGGGCGGATCTGCTCGACGAGCGCGGGAACCTGGATGGGCTTGACACCGAGGATGATAATGTCAGCTTGCTGGGCGGAGGCGAGGTTGTCGGTGGTGACCTCAACGCCGAACTGAGCGGAGAGCGCAAGGGCGCGGTCCGGGTGCTGGACGGTGGCGAAGATCTGATCGGCGGCGATCAGGTTGTTCTTGAGAAAGGCTTGCAGAAGGATGCCGCCTATTTTGCCTGCGCCGAGCACGGCGACACGGAGCCCCGGCAGGACAGGGGCGGGAGCTTGGATTTCCTGGATGTCTTCGGTCATCTTGAAAGGCTATCAGAGGGTGGAGTGTAGTGGTGTTTTGGGAGTACAAGCAAATGCAGAGGCAAAGGCCAATTCAGGTCCTTCGGCTACGGCTTCGCCTTCGCTCAGGATGACAGTTTGTGGGTTGGTTGAGAGTGATAAGAACAAGCAACTGCAACCGCAGGTCCTTCGACTGCGTGCTTCGCACTTCGCTCAGGATGACAGTTTTTTGGGTGGGTTGAGTTTTAAAAACAGACAACAATAGCAGCAAGAACAAGCAGCAGCCAATGCAGGTCCTTCGACTGCGCCTCTCGCGATGAAGCTGCGAGAGGCTTCGCTCAGGATGACAGAGTTTTTAGTCGGGGTTGAATGGTTAGGAGGCTTTTTCTTTGGCGATCCAGGCGTCCACTTGTTTTTCGAGGACGTCGAGGGGCAGGGCGCCGGAGTCGATGACTACGTCGTGGAAGTCTTTGAGCTGGAACTTGGGGCCGAGGGCGGTTTGGGCGCGCTGGCGGAGTTCGAGGATCTTGAGCTGGCCCATTTTGTAGCCGAGGGCTTGTCCGGGCCAGGCGATGTAGCGGTCGGTCTCGGCTTGGATGTTGGTCTCGTCGATGGCGGAGTGGTCGTGGAAGTAGTCGACCATCTGCTGGCGGGTCCAGTGCTGGGAGTGGACGCCGGTATCGACGACGAGGCGGATGGCGCGCCAGATGTCGGCCTCGAGACGACCGTAGTCGGAGTAGGGATCTTGATAGAAGCCGATCTCTTTGCCGAGGCGCTCGCTGTAGAGGGCCCAGCCTTCGGTGTAGGCGGTGTAGTAGGTGTACTTGCGGAACTCAGGGATGTCGGTGAGCTCCTGCGCGATGGAGATTTGCAGGTGATGGCCGGGGATGCCCTCGTGGTAGGCGACGGCTTCGACGTCGGCGAGGGAGCGGTTGGCGAAGTTGTAGGTGTTGATGAAGACGCGGCCGGGGCGGCTGCCGTCGGGAGTGCCGTTGTCGTAGTAGGCGGCGGCTTGATCCTTTTCGATGTAATCGGGGACGGGAACGACCTCGATCGGAGCTTTAGGGAGACGACCGAAGAGCTCAGGGAGCTTGGGCTTCATGCCGGCGATGTAGTTGCGGTAGGCGTCGAGGAGCTGCTGCTTCGAGGTGGGGTGCTCTTTGGGATTGGTCTTGAGGGCGGCGTTGAAGCTCTTGAGATCGGAGAAGCCGAGTTTTTT
Protein-coding regions in this window:
- the proC gene encoding pyrroline-5-carboxylate reductase, with protein sequence MTEDIQEIQAPAPVLPGLRVAVLGAGKIGGILLQAFLKNNLIAADQIFATVQHPDRALALSAQFGVEVTTDNLASAQQADIIILGVKPIQVPALVEQIRPALTPDKVLLSIAASVKTRSIEDAAGCDLAVIRSMPNTPAMIGAGITALCGGRFVSEQQMAIAQRIFQTVGRTVVVDEKHMDAVTGLSGSGPAFLYIIIEALAEAGVNVGLPRDVATLLAAQTTYGSARMVLETGYHPALLKDQVTTPAGCTVDGILELEEGGLRVTLIKAVKRATQRAKELAQG
- a CDS encoding COX15/CtaA family protein, translated to MTTTAIRTPTQTSGVARFAWFVVAYNVLVILWGALVRATGSGAGCGNHWPLCNGQVIPVSPGIHTVIEFTHRMMTGGSTFLVLGLLIWAFRSSTKGQAARSLAVASTILLLNEAVLGALLVKLGYVTDNQSVGRMVVLSIHLSNTLLLLAALTLTARFLGTGQRWANRAKGLGWAIAGLAATIVVGVSGSMAALGDTLFPATSLQQAFAQDFTASAPWLLRLRLIHPVSALAAALLVFWLIARSKQAGAPRLGKLLIGLLVLQFALGIADVLLLTPAWMQILHLLGADLYWVALVALAAEVVCPTQKHPNLVL
- a CDS encoding GNAT family N-acetyltransferase, which translates into the protein MLLTKPTATYSAQFKRFAQHYLDSGEMERAGKYAAGITGFPEYLQSLQDASRGIGLPEGYLPYQTFWLIEEDQLVGVVRVRPTLTPHAEKYDGHIGYDIVPTERCKGYGTTLLRMALVEARQLGLPSIILTCLTANLPSQRTIEKAGGRFLEVVTDYETGRPLHRYEVPCPPLPISKP
- a CDS encoding L-fucose/L-arabinose isomerase family protein, giving the protein MAKQMTMGVIVGNRGFFPSHLATSGRLEMIAALEAAGIKPIVLTPEETAHGAVETYEDAKKCAALFQSHAKEIDGIIITLPNFGEERGLADALRLANLKVPVLIQATPDNASKMSIAFRRDSFCGKMSICNNLKQYGIPYSLTRLHTEAPDSPEFKADLEWFSGLCRVVKGLKNVRFGAIGARPTAFNTVRYSEKLLERSGITVETLDLSEVMGRIGRMKDNDDAAQEKLAAIRKYIPVGQTPEAALLKMAKLGAVIDEWMKASELTVSAVQCWTSIEEFLGIVPCTVMSMMSENLIPSACEVDILGTLSMYALTLASETPSALLDWNNNYGDNPDKAVCFHCSNLPKHFFNEGVKMDYQLIIAGTVGKENTHGTLDGTVKAGAMSFARFSTDDFTGQITGYVGEGAFTNDPLNTFGGAGVVEIPKMQDLLRYICENGFEHHVAANFSTTAAPVYEAATKYLGWKMHWHK
- a CDS encoding sodium:solute symporter family protein, translated to MHAFAALLLFSGTRLTKLSPVDVIILVLYFALVVFIGFYVKGQTNTSEEFFLAGREMTAWIAGLSFVSANLGSLELMGWAGSAYQYGILAAHWYWIGAIPAMLFLGIVMMPFYYISKTHSVPGYLNLRFGSGARALSAVSFALMTILMSGVNMYAMAVVMQTILGWNITFSIWIGAGTVALYVMLGGLRSAIINEVLQFVLIWAGAAMIPILGLIEAGGWTKLKAQIAVNVGSNDYTHMWTTLGHFKSNPMGVHWTGIVFGLGFVVSFGYWTTDFLVVQRVLSANNLRAAKLAPVIGAAFKMAVPFIVIVPGLLALAVLKNPDGSMMHLVSDSVAKATGQHSYDEVLPLMLIRYCGPGLLGLGITALVAGFMSGMAGNVSAFSTVWTYDIYGAFMNKKASDKHYVAMGRWSTVIGMLVSIMTAYLVMNANSIMDYVQALFSFFIAPLFGTVILGMMWKRATHAGGFWGLLAGTASSIGMFTWVMLKPDALHYIAMSADARPMAENLYRALWSWLICVIVTVVVSLMTKPVPTSELAGLVYGVTPIPDDGSKGLFQKPIFWAVVVIVVFFVLNLIFF